From the genome of Monomorium pharaonis isolate MP-MQ-018 chromosome 1, ASM1337386v2, whole genome shotgun sequence:
CTTAAtgttttttgctttattaCAATTCTAGAATgggaataataaattacaattagagttttaaataaaataacttttatcaaaattgtataaaaatttgtttacattagAATGAAATTGCACATAGCACACAATAATTTTAGCacacaataaacaaaattcttaTGCTCCATATATacgtgaataaaatatattgcatgtATACACACGTGTGTACGCGTGcacgcgtatgtgtgtgtatgtgtatgtgtgtttgtaagaaataaatgtgttaaaaGACACGATCCTGGTATCCGCTATCGGCCATACTAGAACTAGGTTTGGTTGGTCCTCCAGGCACTTGATGATGTGGATGACGCATATGACCAGGTCGTCTGGGTGGTGCCAAGTATTCGAACATGCTTTGAGTATGCTGCGCAAGCATTTTACTGAGATCGCATGGCATTGGATCAGTCCAGAAAAAATCATGATTTAATGCGGAGTCAGAGTCGCATCTTTTACTAGGGTCAAGTATTAGAAGTTTATCTAGCAAGTCACAGGCATAAGGATCCTTGAGATATGGCTTTAGTCTATCTTTCACCTACAAGAAATCATAATACGCTGTcgattcaaaaaatttaaacaaacaattataaaacttgCTTTGACATAGGACTCTAATCCAAAATATAATCAACATGaatctcttaatttttaaaaccgAATTACATCGAATTCCACATGCCttctcaaaataatattacaacagcgaaacaatgaataaatttcgcaaaattttttttacctttcttTTTTGCCCCTTAGGAAGATCcattttagtaaataaatcGAGATTTTCGACACCAGGCCATACCTCGGTAGTTATTGAACCACACAACTGCGAGATCAATATCAGCTGTTGTTGCTCAGTATTTCCCTGCATTATGGGGGACCTATGGATTTACAAAACTTACATATAAACGTATGATTGCACCTGTAAGAATCGTAAGAGCAGAATATAGATATGGACCTCGTCCACATTTCTGCCATTATACAGCCAGCGCCCCACAAATCCACAGGAGGTCCATAATTTCTGTCCCCAAGAAGGAGTTCTGGTGGTCTGTACCAAAGAGTGACTACTCTGTTCGTATAACGATTCGAATGGCCATTTTTTGCACTGAATGCTCGTGCCAAACCAAAGTCTGCTAACTTTAATGTgccattttttgttattaaaacattagCAGCTTTCATATCTCTATGTAAAATCTGttggaaataaattacattaaatatataataattgttataacaaTTTCCTCAAGTTAGTAATATCGACAAGTAActttgtcaaatatataacCATGATTGTACCAAATTGTGTCATCGTGTCAATCatgattgtaataaattaatatgatagAGAAAACGTGTACTTTACATtatgcaattaaataataatacgaatagaaataaatataataacagctattattttactagagtataacaatataaaattgaatatctttattattttcaattaataaataaaagttcgtacttaaaaaaatttttatcttaaattgaTTTCTATTAAAGGAAtgtaatattcaataaattctcACCTTATTACTATGTATATAGTAAAGACCATTTAGTAACTGTTGCATAACCTTTTTTATCTCTCCTAaactaaattttacatttacatttgacAACAAACCAGCCAAGTCATGTTCACAGAAATCAAATACTAAATAGAAAGTAGACCGATGTCGATTGTACTGAGTAGCTGAAAATATTGTAGAATTAACTGAATCTCAAGTCCTTACATACAGTCTCTCacttaaggggttacaccaacctagcggaaaaaaaaattcgattttttttttattacattttcttgaagcttcaagtttcgagaatatatcctgaaagttttatgttgatatctgaaaaaatgccggaattacagagagttgagtaaaacgggatcgagcgttcgagtgctcgaattggagcaatattaacataaatcgccactggacaatgatgtgattaaagccattcgtccaatatttgaaaacaactttctagtgataatttactgaagaaatgcgtcggtggatttacgcaaaacgttaacgaaagtttgaacaatctgatttggcgcatagcgccaaaagtgcagcacagcggtgcacacgttgtgcaaattgctgccaatattgctgcatacacatttaatgaagatgctgccgcatatttattaatgataataaaagaattgtgctgcatattgcgaaaatcaaGACCGAGCGCGCATCAATGTGGCCGAAGTACGAGCGCAGAAGGCGACGCGCGAAGAAAAGATTGCTCGCTGTCAACAAAAGTCTTCACAAAGCACTGCTGTTATTGATGTGGAAGGAATCTCATATGGCCCCAGAATTGTCGACTAgaggtaaagtgcaaaattcggctattaagaggatgctaaagccgtgtgttttaccgacattctgtatttatcacttaatttcgaattgaatttacagaattgataatccttttacacttttaaagtacgtacacaaatgaACCCGGGGACGATTagataaagaccaaaaatgcaaaaaaatttttaaagtttatttgttcataaaaatatttgcttcaaaatacaagttatgtagcttatacgtacaaatgaatggtgttcccgggttcggaatagattgaggaataagattataatcgtcaaattacgattacaagccgtacaaaaaagatattttaaaaatagaagcgcttaaatgaataaaatttttgatcacaaatatgtttttttacggcttgtaaacgtaatttgacaaatatagtcttattccttctattccaaactgcgagacaccatttatttgtaagtataagctatataacttgcattttaaagcaaattttttcatgaacaaggataataaataatgactctgcattatcgacctcaatcaagtttgatgggcagtttagcatcctcttaacaatagtagaactaaacttgaaactttaaacgcgtttttctcaaaacatggttttcaaagtcggtgaccatcagatctcaaaaactaatggatggatcgttttcaaatttttacacaatactctcagaaacattcttttgtcggtgacgatctattttttttttaatcggtcttcattaaaaaataaaaaaatgaaaaggacaaaaatttttcgtttttttttttaaattttaacttcaactcatcgccattttgtaacaaacgataaaatcgacaatcggcgatcgtcaccgacaaaccactactgttaacttaaaaacaccattttgtttttttgtt
Proteins encoded in this window:
- the LOC105835400 gene encoding cyclin-dependent kinase 9, giving the protein MNTKEKEKYIEDFDFPYCDESTKYEKVAKIGQGTFGEVFKAKDKKTNKKFVAMKKVLMDNEKEGFPITALREIKILQLLKHENVVNLIEICRTRATQYNRHRSTFYLVFDFCEHDLAGLLSNVNVKFSLGEIKKVMQQLLNGLYYIHSNKILHRDMKAANVLITKNGTLKLADFGLARAFSAKNGHSNRYTNRVVTLWYRPPELLLGDRNYGPPVDLWGAGCIMAEMWTRSPIMQGNTEQQQLILISQLCGSITTEVWPGVENLDLFTKMDLPKGQKRKVKDRLKPYLKDPYACDLLDKLLILDPSKRCDSDSALNHDFFWTDPMPCDLSKMLAQHTQSMFEYLAPPRRPGHMRHPHHQVPGGPTKPSSSMADSGYQDRVF